From a region of the Motacilla alba alba isolate MOTALB_02 chromosome 25, Motacilla_alba_V1.0_pri, whole genome shotgun sequence genome:
- the HCN3 gene encoding LOW QUALITY PROTEIN: potassium/sodium hyperpolarization-activated cyclic nucleotide-gated channel 3 (The sequence of the model RefSeq protein was modified relative to this genomic sequence to represent the inferred CDS: deleted 1 base in 1 codon) — METAPRRSPEPREKPPVLDGEAAGAPAGASGAAPASPAATEQIVAEGEAAAAGTFVQRQLGAMLQPAVNKFSLRMFGSHRAVEIERQRVKSAGAWIIHPYSDFRWDRGPATPAPAPSPIPAPVPAPAPPPGPVPAAAVRGAERGPAARHRRGNKCRRTASVRADTYCRLYSLAVDNFNEVLEEYPMMRRAFETVAMDRLDRIGKKNSILLRKRAEHSSGPLNTEMIQQIVKHDQDMAHNIQDLQQMAMGRELSGKPVIWEPLVHAPLQTAAATTNVAIALTHQHSLQAHIFLPPSSISSPLSPEATLLPKPVRRSQPSLGGSRPSSVSSPSGAQSHLQTPAAGSPSSPMVQSQAPLESGAQRPSPGAQPLPRTAQRGEMPAGPKQPPGGPQPQLSRSRGASLSTSLLQQAAGAASPSSEQALPPGRTLHYSLSRATGSHISLLMQPQQLVKHRSIQGLPVGRLTQDVRLLSASQPSLPNKVAQQADGSSLKQGRKSAGNLARRSSPSVAGLLAKPCAGAPGQPSHPQPMPPGSLAQPGRPAAGASAPQSPGSASRQAAAPSRKGSVAFSPEVETAKPKLPSNM, encoded by the exons atgGAGACGGCGCCGCGGCGAAGCCCCGAGCCGCGGGAGAAGCCGCCGGTCCTGGacggggaggcggcgggggcgcCCGCGGGGGCGtcgggcgcggccccggcctCGCCGGCGGCGACGGAGCAGATCGTGGCGGagggcgaggcggcggcggcgggcacgTTCGTGCAGCGGCAGCTCGGGGCGATGCTGCAGCCCGCCGTGAACAAGTTCTCGCTGCGCATGTTCGGCAGCCACCGGGCCGTGGAGATCGAGCGGCAGCGGGTGAAGTCGGCGGGCGCCTGGATTATCCATCCCTACAGCGACTTCAGGTGGGACCGGGGCCCCGCGACCCCCGCCCCGGCACCGAGCCCCATCCCGGCGCCGGTCCCCGCTCCGGctccgccgcccggcccggtGCCCGCCGCCGCTGTCCGTGGTGCtgagcgcggccccgccgcccgaCACCGTAGGGGCAACAAGTGCCG GCGCACGGCCAGCGTGAGAGCCGACACCTACTGCCGCCTGTACTCCCTGGCCGTGGACAACTTCAACGAGGTGCTCGAGGAGTACCCCATGATGCGCAGGGCCTTCGAGACCGTGGCCATGGACCGCCTAGACCGCATAG GGAAGAAGAACTCCATCCTGCTCCGCAAGCGAGCCGAGCACAGCTCGGGGCCCCTGAACACCGAGATGATCCAGCAGATCGTGAAGCACGACCAGGACATGGCCCACAACATCCAGGACCTGCAGCAGATGGCGATGGGCCGGGAGCTGAGCGGCAAGCCGGTGATCTGGGAGCCGCTGGTGCACGCACCCCTGCAGACGGCGGCCGCCACCACCAACGTGGCCATCGCGCTgacccaccagcacagcctgcaggctCACATCTTCCTGCCGCCCTCCTCCATCTCCAGCCCGCTGTCCCCCGAAGCCACCCTGCTCCCCAAGCCGGTGCGccgctcccagcccagcctgggcgGCTCCCGGCCCTCCTCCGTGAGCTCTCCCTCGGGGGCTCAGTCCCACCTGCAGACGCCGGCCGCCGGTTCGCCTTCCTCGCCCATGGTGCAGTCGCAGGCGCCGCTGGAGAGCGGGGCCCAGAGACCCAGCCCCGGGGCGCAGCCCCTGCCCCGCACGGCGCAGAGGGGGGAGATGCCGGCGGGGCCCAAGCAGCCCCCGGGCGGTCCCCAGCCGCAGCTCTCCCGGTCC CGCGGCGCCTCGCTCTCCACCTCGCTGCTGCAGCAAGCGGCGGGCGCGGCGTCCCCCAGCTCCGAGCAGGCGCTGCCGCCGGGGAGAACGCTCCACTACAGCCTGTCCCGAGCCACCGGCTCCCACATCTCGCTCCTgatgcagccccagcagctggtgaAGCACAGGAGCATCCAGGGGCTGCCGGTGGGGCGGCTCACCCAGGATGTCCGGCTCCTTTCCgcctcccagccctcccttcCCAACAAAGTGGCCCAGCAAGCCGACGGGAGCTCCTTGAAGCAGGGCAGGAAATCCGCAGGGAACCTGGCCCGCAGGTCCTCGCCCTCGGTAGCCGGACTCCTGGCCAAGCCGTGTGCGGGGGCGCCGGGCCAGCCCTCGCACCCGCAGCCGATGCCTCCGGGATCGCTGGCCCAgcccggccgccccgccgcgggaGCCTCCGCGCCCCAGTCCCCGGGCTCCGCgtccaggcaggcagcagctccctcccgcAAGGGCTCCGTGGCCTTCAGCCCCGAGGTGGAAACGGCGAAGCCCAAACTCCCATCCAACATGTGA
- the FDPS gene encoding farnesyl pyrophosphate synthase gives MSGEREEFAAFFPQIVRDLTEDMLGHAEVGDAVARLKQVLEYNAPGGKCNRGLTVVAAFRRLAGPERQDPESLRRALAVGWCIELFQAFFLVADDIMDASLTRRGQLCWYRKEGIGLDAINDAFLLESSVYRLLRRYCGQQPYYLHLLELFLQTGYQTELGQTLDLITAPVSQVDLSRFSEQRYKAIVKYKTAFYSFYLPVAAAMYMAGIDGKEEHEDAKAILLEMGEFFQIQDDFLDCYGDPALTGKVGTDIQDNKCSWLVVECLRRATPEHRHILEENYGCKEPEKVAKVKELYDALGMPAAFREYEESSYRRLQELIGKHARRLPREIFLDLAQKIYKRQK, from the exons ATGAGCGGCGAGAGAGAGGAGTTCGCCGCCTTCTTCCCGCAGATCGTCCGCGACCTGACGGAGGACATGCTGGGACACGCGGAGGTGGGAGACGCCGTGGCGCGGCTGAAGCAG GTGCTGGAGTACAACGCGCCGGGCGGGAAATGCAACCGGGGGCTGACGGTGGTGGCCGCGTTCCGGCGGCTGGCGGGCCCCGAGCGGCAGGACCCGGAGAGCCTCCGCCGCGCCCTGGCCGTGGGCTGGTGCATCGAGCTG TTCCAGGCCTTTTTCCTGGTGGCTGACGACATCATGGACGCGTCCCTGACCCGCcgggggcagctctgctggtacAGGAAG gaggggatcGGGCTGGACGCCATCAACGACGCTTTTCTGCTGGAGTCGTCGGTGTACCGGCTGCTGAGGAGGTACTGTGGGCAGCAGCCCTACTACCTGCACCTGCTGGAGCTCTTCCTGCAG aCAGGCTACCAGACCGAGCTGGGGCAGACCCTGGACCTCATCACTGCCCCCGTTTCCCAGGTGGACCTGAGCAGGTTCAGCGAGCAGCG GTACAAGGCCATTGTGAAGTACAAGACAGCGTTCTACTCCTTCTACCTGCCCGTGGCTGCGGCCATGTACATG GCAGGCATTGACGGTAAGGAGGAGCACGAGGATGCCAAAGCCAtcctgctggagatgggagAGTTCTTCCAGATCCAG GACGATTTCCTGGACTGCTACGGGGACCCGGCCCTGACGGGGAAGGTCGGCACCGACATCCAGGACAACAAGTGCAGCTGGCTGGTGGTGGAGTGTCTGCGCCGGGCCACGCCGGAGCACAGGCACATCCTGGAG GAGAACTACGGCTGTAAGGAGCCCGAGAAGGTGGCAAAGGTGAAGGAGCTCTACGATGCTCTGGGCATGCCGGCGGCGTTCCGGGAGTACGAGGAGAGCAGCTACCGgcggctgcaggagctgatCGGGAAGCACGCCCGGCGCCTGCCCAGGGAAATCTTCCTGGACCTGGCCCAGAAGATCTACAAGCGGCAGAAGTGa